One Curtobacterium herbarum genomic window carries:
- a CDS encoding glycosyltransferase encodes MHPDPVARPTLLVAASTFPAEAGDGTPGFVLDLARALSSDHRVVVVAPMTKGAAKHQRIGDVEVRRYSYFPARWQDLADGAIVDNLRAAPARWLQVPFFFGAMALAFRREARRSRPDVALLHWIIPQGAVGKLVLGDLPRVVTTLGGDLYALRHPVLQRVKRAVIASAAAVTCMSTDMALELRKLGARDDQVHIVPMGVDLEPISRAVASETRTPGRLLFVGRLVEKKGATVLLDALDRVEHRPDEVVVVGDGPLRQALEARAADGVDFVGAQDKAALAAHYAKAGIAVYPSVPAANGDRDGLPVALLEAMTAGCAVVASAVPGIVDVVEDGVNGLLVAPGDADALAAAVDRLLADPALAERLGAGARATAAAYTVDAVGDRYRSLIADALAG; translated from the coding sequence ATGCATCCCGACCCTGTTGCTCGTCCGACCCTGCTCGTCGCCGCATCGACGTTCCCGGCCGAAGCGGGTGACGGCACCCCGGGGTTCGTGCTCGACCTGGCCCGCGCTCTGTCGAGCGACCACCGCGTCGTGGTCGTGGCCCCGATGACGAAGGGTGCGGCGAAGCACCAGCGCATCGGCGACGTCGAGGTCCGCCGCTACTCGTACTTCCCGGCCCGCTGGCAGGACCTGGCCGACGGCGCGATCGTCGACAACCTCCGCGCCGCACCCGCGCGGTGGCTGCAGGTCCCGTTCTTCTTTGGTGCGATGGCCCTCGCCTTCCGTCGGGAGGCCAGGCGCTCCCGACCCGACGTCGCACTGCTGCACTGGATCATCCCGCAGGGTGCCGTCGGCAAGCTCGTCCTCGGCGACCTGCCGCGCGTGGTGACCACGCTGGGCGGCGACCTCTACGCGCTCCGGCACCCGGTCCTCCAGCGCGTCAAGCGGGCCGTCATCGCGAGCGCGGCCGCCGTGACCTGCATGAGCACCGACATGGCCCTCGAACTCCGCAAGCTCGGCGCGCGCGACGACCAGGTCCACATCGTGCCGATGGGCGTCGACCTCGAGCCGATCTCGCGTGCGGTGGCCAGCGAGACCCGCACCCCGGGCCGCCTGCTCTTCGTCGGCCGCCTCGTCGAGAAGAAGGGCGCGACCGTGCTCCTCGACGCCCTCGACCGCGTCGAGCACCGCCCGGACGAGGTCGTCGTCGTCGGTGACGGCCCCCTCCGGCAGGCGCTCGAGGCCCGTGCCGCCGACGGCGTCGACTTCGTCGGCGCGCAGGACAAGGCCGCCCTCGCCGCCCACTACGCCAAGGCCGGCATCGCGGTCTACCCGTCCGTCCCCGCGGCGAACGGTGACCGGGACGGCCTGCCCGTCGCACTCCTCGAGGCCATGACGGCGGGCTGCGCGGTCGTCGCGTCCGCCGTGCCCGGCATCGTCGACGTGGTCGAGGACGGCGTCAACGGCCTGCTCGTCGCCCCGGGCGATGCCGACGCCCTCGCGGCGGCGGTGGACCGGCTCCTCGCCGACCCCGCGCTCGCGGAGCGTCTCGGTGCCGGTGCCCGCGCGACGGCGGCTGCGTACACCGTCGACGCCGTGGGGGACCGCTACCGGTCGCTGATCGCGGACGCGCTCGCGGGCTGA
- a CDS encoding NAD-dependent epimerase/dehydratase family protein has protein sequence MSGATALVVGGGGFLGRAVVGALERAGDRVVVPRVPWNDTEAAATVLREAVTGLQAGDTPWRLVWCAGSGIVATGEQAFTAESTILERVLDPAGASPDTPGAVFFASSAGGVYAGASGAPFDEDTDPLPLAPYGRSRLAAEARFRDFAEATGTPLLVGRISNLYGPGANLRKPQGLVSQLALAHLERRPSSIYVPMDTTRDYLYIDDAAAMVADGLAVVADRAVGPTTTKIFASQHGRTITEVVEAVSAAFGEPLDVREGHDPAATSHGRDLRFRSRVMTALDDRTHVPFELGVRRTVDAIRGSRPTDQETA, from the coding sequence GTGAGCGGCGCGACTGCGCTCGTCGTCGGCGGCGGCGGGTTCCTCGGCCGTGCCGTCGTGGGCGCGCTCGAGCGCGCCGGCGACCGCGTGGTCGTCCCCCGTGTGCCCTGGAACGACACCGAGGCGGCCGCGACCGTGCTCCGGGAAGCCGTGACGGGCCTCCAGGCCGGGGACACGCCCTGGCGGCTCGTCTGGTGTGCCGGCAGCGGCATCGTCGCGACCGGCGAGCAGGCGTTCACCGCCGAGTCGACGATCCTCGAGCGTGTGCTGGACCCCGCCGGCGCGTCCCCGGACACCCCCGGCGCGGTCTTCTTCGCGTCGTCGGCCGGCGGCGTGTACGCCGGCGCGAGCGGCGCGCCGTTCGACGAGGACACCGACCCGCTCCCCCTCGCGCCGTACGGCCGCAGCCGGCTCGCTGCCGAGGCCCGCTTCCGGGACTTCGCCGAGGCGACCGGGACGCCCCTGCTCGTCGGCCGGATCTCGAACCTCTACGGCCCCGGCGCGAACCTGCGGAAGCCGCAGGGCCTGGTGTCACAGCTCGCCCTGGCCCACCTCGAGCGACGTCCCTCGTCGATCTACGTGCCGATGGACACCACGCGTGACTACCTCTACATCGACGACGCCGCGGCGATGGTGGCCGACGGGCTCGCGGTGGTCGCCGACCGTGCGGTCGGGCCGACCACGACGAAGATCTTCGCCTCCCAGCACGGACGCACCATCACCGAGGTCGTCGAGGCGGTGTCCGCCGCGTTCGGCGAGCCGCTCGACGTCCGCGAGGGCCACGACCCCGCCGCGACCTCGCACGGTCGGGACCTCCGCTTCCGATCGCGCGTCATGACGGCGCTGGACGACCGGACACACGTGCCGTTCGAGCTCGGCGTGCGTCGCACCGTCGACGCGATCCGGGGCAGCCGTCCCACCGACCAGGAGACCGCATGA